A single Acidobacteriota bacterium DNA region contains:
- a CDS encoding acylphosphatase — protein sequence MLVARRLELSGLVQGVGFRFFAVEAATAEGLRGWVRNLVDGRVEVFVEGDRDAVVRFEAKMRRGPARARVDRVRVDEDAPSGQAGPFIIRP from the coding sequence ATGCTCGTGGCTCGTCGTCTCGAACTGAGCGGCCTGGTGCAGGGCGTCGGGTTCCGGTTCTTCGCGGTCGAAGCTGCGACGGCTGAAGGCCTCCGCGGCTGGGTCAGGAACCTCGTCGACGGCCGCGTCGAGGTGTTCGTCGAAGGCGACCGCGATGCCGTCGTCCGATTCGAGGCCAAAATGCGCCGCGGGCCGGCGCGCGCGCGTGTCGATCGGGTGCGCGTCGATGAGGACGCGCCTTCGGGGCAGGCGGGGCCGTTTATCATACGACCGTGA
- a CDS encoding adenine phosphoribosyltransferase yields the protein MQTLLKQRIRHVPDFPKPGILFYDVTTLLKDPEGFRIAVEAMAKPHEAAGVDVVVGIESRGFIFGSAVADRLRAGFAPVRKPGKLPSSTRRASYALEYGTDSLEIHDDAVSRGQRVLIVDDLLATGGTAAATVGLVRALGAEVVGLQFLIELVGLNGRERLKNEKVATVLQY from the coding sequence ATGCAAACGTTGTTGAAGCAGCGCATTCGGCACGTACCGGACTTTCCGAAGCCCGGCATTCTCTTCTACGACGTGACGACGCTGCTCAAGGACCCCGAGGGATTCCGGATCGCGGTCGAGGCGATGGCCAAGCCGCACGAGGCCGCCGGGGTGGACGTCGTGGTCGGCATCGAGAGCCGTGGTTTCATCTTCGGGTCGGCCGTAGCGGACCGCCTGAGGGCGGGATTCGCTCCCGTGCGCAAGCCAGGCAAGCTGCCGTCCTCGACGCGGCGAGCCTCCTACGCGCTGGAGTACGGCACCGACTCGCTCGAGATCCATGACGATGCCGTGAGCCGCGGGCAGCGGGTCCTCATCGTCGACGACCTCCTCGCCACCGGCGGCACGGCGGCCGCGACCGTCGGTCTCGTCCGTGCGCTCGGGGCCGAGGTCGTCGGCCTGCAGTTCCTGATCGAGCTCGTTGGGCTCAACGGCCGCGAGCGTCTGAAGAACGAGAAGGTCGCGACGGTCTTGCAGTACTGA
- a CDS encoding ABC transporter permease, translated as MTFVRRMLWREIRTSWSRLGFFFLCVGIGVAAIIVLRSVVQNVRTALTAEARNLIGADLILQSTRPLGANTRARIEAEFKAYGVTGGLDVIETQTMASAAEGVGNRQVKLVEIRGVSDGFPYYGAIELEQGRVFSHDFVAGHGVVVQPELLIALGLRVGDTVRLAGQPFEVRGTIAKDRAQRRGIAFGPRVYVDLDDLKGTSLLAFGSRASYQLLARLPVEPSALTQRLREVLRQDSVDVRSWKTQEDQLGRNLATAENYLSLVGFVIVVLGGIGVWSVTRVIVQQKVRSVAILKCISQRVGHQCS; from the coding sequence ATGACGTTCGTGCGCCGCATGCTGTGGCGCGAGATCCGAACGTCCTGGTCTCGCCTGGGGTTCTTCTTTCTCTGCGTCGGCATCGGCGTCGCCGCCATCATCGTGCTTCGCAGCGTGGTTCAGAACGTCCGGACAGCGCTGACGGCAGAGGCGCGCAACCTGATCGGCGCCGATCTCATCCTCCAGTCCACACGTCCGCTCGGGGCTAACACGCGGGCGCGAATCGAGGCGGAATTCAAAGCGTATGGTGTGACGGGCGGCCTCGACGTCATCGAGACGCAGACGATGGCGTCGGCGGCCGAAGGAGTTGGCAACCGCCAGGTGAAGTTGGTCGAGATTCGCGGGGTTTCGGACGGCTTCCCGTACTACGGCGCGATCGAGCTCGAACAGGGCCGGGTGTTCTCGCACGATTTCGTCGCCGGCCATGGCGTCGTCGTGCAGCCTGAGCTGCTCATCGCCCTCGGGCTGCGCGTCGGCGACACGGTCCGACTAGCGGGCCAGCCGTTCGAGGTTCGAGGCACGATCGCCAAGGACCGCGCGCAGCGACGCGGCATCGCATTCGGTCCGCGTGTCTACGTCGATCTGGACGACCTCAAAGGTACCTCCCTGCTGGCCTTCGGCAGCCGGGCCAGCTATCAGTTGCTCGCGCGCCTTCCGGTAGAGCCGTCCGCCCTGACCCAACGGCTACGCGAGGTATTGCGACAGGATAGCGTCGACGTGCGGTCGTGGAAGACGCAGGAGGATCAGCTCGGTCGCAACCTCGCGACGGCTGAGAACTACCTGAGCTTGGTTGGTTTCGTGATCGTGGTACTCGGCGGGATCGGCGTCTGGAGCGTGACCCGCGTCATCGTCCAGCAGAAGGTCCGGAGCGTCGCGATCTTGAAGTGCATATCCCAACGTGTCGGTCATCAATGTTCGTGA
- a CDS encoding PP2C family protein-serine/threonine phosphatase, producing the protein MNLLGRRSLSSVLGAVINVLLLGACSVGLFQLGLLATTAIAPADRNFTASVPVAFTIAPSAYQLTARRDPRARADVEGAIRGTVRLARASKSMAVVSLLVLLPLTTVIIAVLYRLRRVLRGLRQGRPFLAENATDLRFIGLMVIGGQIAWAGLQYLGMRFGVDELTSAQLVFQAPFPLNVPIIVSGLVLVVVAEVFREGNRMRSDFESAREIQGTLVAEASCRTANVAIESRMRPARDVGGDYYDIIDLGEGRIAVVVADVAGKGLPAALLMTLLRGSLRSLILAGLRDRALIEALNRHLVANTPSNRLVTCFYAEIDSRRGTFRYLNAGHNPPFLVNGAAMHTLGPTGIVLGVMDDMPFEAVEVDVSAGARLLVYTDGLPEATNVAGEELGMERLAAIVAENVAGPPAAVVDATLARVVAFAGRAPQHDDMTIMLVAIDPAA; encoded by the coding sequence ATGAACCTGCTGGGACGTCGGAGTCTGTCGTCCGTCTTGGGTGCAGTGATCAATGTCCTCCTCTTGGGCGCGTGTTCGGTGGGGCTGTTTCAGCTTGGTCTCTTGGCGACCACGGCAATCGCACCGGCGGACCGCAACTTCACGGCCAGCGTGCCCGTGGCGTTCACCATCGCTCCCTCTGCCTACCAGTTGACAGCGCGGCGCGACCCGAGGGCGAGGGCCGACGTCGAGGGTGCGATTCGCGGCACGGTCCGTCTCGCACGCGCGTCGAAGTCGATGGCCGTCGTCTCGCTGCTGGTGCTTCTGCCGCTCACGACCGTCATCATCGCCGTGCTCTATCGGCTGCGGCGAGTTCTTCGCGGACTGCGCCAAGGCCGGCCGTTCCTGGCGGAGAACGCGACGGACCTTCGGTTCATTGGCCTGATGGTCATCGGCGGCCAAATCGCCTGGGCAGGATTGCAGTACCTGGGCATGAGGTTTGGCGTCGATGAGCTGACGAGCGCGCAACTGGTGTTTCAGGCGCCGTTTCCGTTGAATGTGCCCATCATCGTGTCGGGGCTCGTGCTGGTGGTGGTCGCGGAGGTATTCCGCGAGGGCAACCGCATGCGCTCGGATTTCGAGAGTGCCCGCGAGATTCAAGGGACGCTCGTGGCCGAGGCTTCGTGCAGAACCGCGAACGTCGCGATCGAGTCACGCATGCGCCCCGCTCGAGACGTGGGCGGCGACTACTACGACATCATCGACCTCGGCGAGGGTCGCATTGCCGTGGTCGTGGCCGATGTGGCGGGCAAGGGACTCCCAGCGGCGTTGTTGATGACGCTCCTGCGCGGCAGCCTACGCAGCCTCATCCTGGCCGGCCTCCGGGACCGGGCGCTGATCGAGGCGCTCAATCGGCATCTTGTCGCCAATACGCCGTCAAACCGACTGGTGACGTGTTTCTACGCCGAAATCGATTCGAGACGAGGGACGTTCCGTTACCTCAACGCCGGGCACAATCCACCGTTCTTGGTGAACGGTGCGGCGATGCACACACTCGGGCCGACCGGGATCGTCCTTGGTGTGATGGACGACATGCCGTTCGAAGCCGTTGAAGTGGATGTCTCAGCCGGCGCCCGGCTTCTCGTCTACACGGATGGACTGCCGGAGGCGACAAACGTGGCTGGCGAGGAGCTTGGGATGGAGCGTCTGGCGGCAATCGTTGCCGAGAATGTCGCCGGGCCGCCGGCGGCGGTGGTGGACGCCACGCTAGCCCGCGTCGTGGCATTCGCGGGACGCGCGCCCCAGCACGACGACATGACCATCATGCTCGTCGCGATTGATCCGGCCGCGTGA
- the bshC gene encoding bacillithiol biosynthesis cysteine-adding enzyme BshC: MFVVRETGSAASSSAETVDLRQFAWSRGLVDDYINNFPRVASLFSGNSFRPDDWRSTVARVQRSAPSRNDLTDVLLKQLERRQAPRAAVDAASRFRNREAVAIVTGQQAGLFGGPLYSLLKAVTAIRLAEWVSDELRVPAVPVFWVENEDHDWQEIAHVEVLDDESQIREAKADAPVGAGHFPVCSFRIPPDDPAIASLESALPRTEFTEWLLHTLRRRYHAGASVSEAFAGWIEDVLGAHGLVVFEAHDPEAKPLAARIFVEELQHPGRTVELVRRRAEDMHRRGYEPQILPNEHSLPLFYLGVDGRQAIRRQGDGLLVGDRPVAFGDVRREASNNPERFSPNVLLRPVVQDTLFPTVCYVAGPAEFVYQAELMDVYAAFNVEAPLLHPRLSATIADGATVRFMRRYQLPFQCLHDDRDTILTRLMSQELPDGLESTFADVGRVIDEHAARIRALVLNLDPTLAGALDTTVARAQESFSALHRKAVQAATRKDDIVRRQLDRAHALIYPKGMPQERCLGGVFFLNRYGPALCERLLDVDPFTTNWHHMLTP; this comes from the coding sequence TTGTTCGTTGTGCGTGAGACAGGCTCCGCGGCGAGCTCTTCGGCGGAAACCGTTGACCTTAGGCAGTTCGCCTGGAGTCGAGGTCTCGTCGACGACTACATCAACAACTTCCCGAGGGTCGCCTCGTTGTTTTCGGGGAATAGCTTCCGCCCCGATGACTGGCGCTCCACCGTTGCCCGCGTGCAACGGTCCGCACCCAGTCGGAACGATCTGACAGACGTTCTGCTCAAACAGCTGGAGCGCCGCCAGGCACCTCGCGCGGCGGTCGATGCGGCGTCCCGCTTTCGGAACAGAGAGGCGGTGGCGATTGTGACCGGTCAACAGGCTGGGCTCTTTGGCGGCCCGCTGTATTCGCTCTTGAAAGCCGTGACAGCCATCCGCCTGGCGGAATGGGTGAGCGACGAGCTGCGAGTGCCTGCCGTGCCCGTGTTTTGGGTAGAGAACGAGGACCACGACTGGCAAGAGATCGCTCACGTCGAGGTGCTGGACGATGAGTCGCAAATCCGGGAGGCGAAGGCCGATGCTCCAGTTGGTGCAGGCCACTTTCCGGTGTGTTCATTTCGGATTCCGCCTGACGACCCCGCAATCGCATCGCTCGAGAGCGCACTCCCTCGCACCGAGTTCACCGAATGGCTCCTTCACACCTTGCGCCGGCGCTACCACGCCGGCGCAAGCGTTTCCGAAGCGTTCGCGGGCTGGATAGAAGACGTTCTCGGGGCTCACGGGCTGGTCGTGTTCGAGGCCCACGATCCGGAAGCCAAGCCATTGGCCGCACGTATCTTCGTCGAAGAGCTTCAGCACCCCGGTCGAACGGTGGAGCTCGTCAGGCGGCGCGCCGAGGACATGCACCGGCGCGGATACGAACCGCAGATCCTGCCGAACGAGCACAGTCTCCCACTCTTCTACCTGGGCGTTGACGGTCGACAGGCCATCCGGCGTCAGGGCGATGGGCTACTTGTCGGCGACCGGCCTGTGGCGTTCGGTGATGTCAGGCGTGAAGCGTCTAACAATCCTGAACGCTTCAGCCCGAACGTTCTGCTTCGTCCGGTCGTTCAAGACACGTTGTTTCCGACGGTCTGTTACGTTGCCGGGCCGGCTGAATTCGTCTACCAGGCGGAGCTCATGGACGTGTACGCCGCGTTCAACGTCGAGGCACCGTTGCTGCACCCTCGATTGAGCGCCACGATCGCAGACGGCGCCACGGTGCGTTTCATGAGGCGCTATCAGTTGCCCTTCCAGTGTCTGCATGACGACCGCGACACCATCCTCACGCGGCTGATGTCTCAGGAACTGCCGGATGGCCTCGAGTCGACATTTGCCGACGTCGGTCGTGTGATTGACGAACACGCCGCTCGTATCCGCGCATTGGTGCTCAATCTCGATCCCACACTTGCTGGCGCCCTCGACACCACGGTGGCACGGGCGCAGGAGTCGTTTTCGGCGCTTCATCGGAAGGCCGTGCAGGCCGCCACGCGGAAGGACGATATCGTGCGGCGCCAACTCGATCGAGCCCACGCCCTCATCTACCCGAAAGGCATGCCTCAGGAGCGATGCCTGGGCGGCGTCTTCTTTCTGAATCGCTACGGACCGGCGCTGTGCGAGCGTCTCCTCGATGTCGATCCGTTCACGACGAATTGGCACCATATGTTGACTCCGTAG
- a CDS encoding sodium:solute symporter, whose product MRAWDWIAFAATLAYVVIYGVWKARGQKTARTFAVAERSVPWYAVGLSIMATQASAVTFISTTGQGSVDGMRFAQFYFGLPIAMVILSYTAVPLFRAANVITAYEYLERRFDARVRALVSGIFLLQRGLALGITLYAPAVVLTLILGWPDWATTVLMAGLAVTYTAAGGAKAIAWSDLQQMVVMTVGLGAALVSAMWVLPPGVSFSDALTVASAAGRLNVITTAFDWNDRYNLWSGLIGGAFLALAYFGTDQSQVQRYLSGHSMRDSRRGLMLNAVAKIPMQLCILLIGALVFVVYIYEKPPLIFQELDDALIQAPGLAERYGPIREQYESALAARRDAAERLVRLEKVAGPSPDVVRSEIVSNLQSAQRDVDGARREAAALAVSNGGSGASDTNYIFLTFVTSYLPVGVVGLVLAVVFGATMAAISAEMGALATVSVFDVYKRHVRPDRTDAHYLTASRVATVFWGIYAIGCAQLVKGLGSLVEAVNVLGSLFYGGMLGVFVLAFFAKRTTARGAFWAVLCGEATIFVCWYFTSIAFLWYNVIGCLVVVACGVGFSGWPARAPVRATPHPAQRSRDMP is encoded by the coding sequence ATGCGGGCCTGGGATTGGATCGCCTTCGCCGCGACGCTTGCCTACGTCGTGATTTATGGAGTGTGGAAGGCCCGCGGCCAGAAGACGGCGCGGACGTTCGCCGTAGCCGAACGAAGCGTGCCGTGGTACGCGGTGGGCCTGTCGATCATGGCCACACAGGCAAGCGCGGTCACCTTCATCTCGACGACCGGCCAGGGCTCCGTCGACGGCATGCGGTTCGCGCAGTTCTACTTCGGCCTGCCCATCGCGATGGTGATCTTGTCGTACACCGCCGTTCCGCTGTTTCGAGCGGCGAACGTCATCACCGCATATGAGTATCTGGAGCGGCGCTTCGACGCGCGCGTGCGTGCGCTCGTCAGCGGAATATTTCTCTTGCAACGCGGCTTGGCGCTCGGTATCACCCTGTACGCTCCAGCCGTTGTGCTGACGTTGATTCTGGGATGGCCCGATTGGGCCACCACCGTGCTCATGGCGGGGCTGGCCGTGACCTATACGGCTGCTGGCGGCGCCAAGGCCATCGCCTGGTCGGATTTGCAACAGATGGTCGTGATGACAGTCGGCCTCGGAGCCGCCCTCGTATCCGCCATGTGGGTCCTGCCACCCGGCGTCTCGTTCAGCGATGCCCTGACCGTAGCCTCCGCGGCCGGCAGGCTGAACGTTATTACGACTGCGTTCGATTGGAATGACCGCTACAACCTGTGGAGCGGGCTGATTGGGGGGGCCTTCCTGGCGCTCGCGTACTTCGGCACCGACCAGAGCCAGGTTCAGCGCTATCTCAGCGGCCACTCGATGCGAGACAGTCGACGTGGACTGATGCTGAACGCGGTCGCCAAGATCCCGATGCAGCTCTGCATCCTTCTCATCGGGGCGCTCGTCTTCGTGGTCTACATCTACGAAAAGCCACCGCTGATCTTTCAGGAACTGGACGACGCGCTCATTCAGGCCCCGGGATTGGCGGAACGTTACGGGCCGATTCGCGAACAGTACGAGTCAGCGCTGGCGGCTCGGCGTGATGCTGCCGAGAGACTCGTGCGGCTCGAGAAGGTCGCGGGGCCTAGCCCCGACGTCGTTCGCTCAGAGATCGTCTCGAACCTACAGAGCGCGCAGCGAGACGTCGACGGCGCGCGACGCGAGGCGGCCGCTTTGGCTGTGTCGAACGGAGGGAGTGGCGCGAGCGACACGAATTACATCTTCCTCACGTTCGTCACCAGCTACTTGCCAGTCGGCGTCGTTGGCCTCGTGTTGGCCGTGGTGTTCGGGGCGACGATGGCTGCGATCTCTGCCGAGATGGGCGCGTTGGCGACGGTCAGTGTGTTCGACGTCTACAAACGCCACGTTCGACCTGATCGCACCGACGCTCACTATCTGACGGCGTCACGAGTGGCGACGGTGTTCTGGGGCATTTACGCGATCGGGTGTGCCCAGTTGGTCAAGGGCCTGGGCTCGCTCGTCGAGGCCGTGAATGTGCTCGGCTCGCTGTTCTACGGCGGAATGCTTGGGGTCTTCGTGCTCGCCTTCTTTGCCAAGCGAACAACCGCGCGCGGAGCCTTCTGGGCGGTACTCTGCGGCGAGGCGACGATCTTCGTGTGCTGGTATTTCACGAGCATCGCGTTCCTTTGGTACAACGTCATCGGTTGCCTCGTGGTGGTCGCCTGCGGCGTCGGGTTCTCCGGCTGGCCGGCACGCGCGCCCGTGCGGGCCACGCCTCACCCCGCTCAACGCTCCCGGGACATGCCGTAG
- a CDS encoding VCBS repeat-containing protein translates to MRLRMLLVATAVVMGFGAVGVHGAGPTFRADYRFTGSTLSGFTPVGAATWRVQNGEIVGTPKEPSGGWLLLDAREFQNLQLYANVQCTASCKAGLLVRAERTADGGLKGILMSLTEGDVAPYLVKIDANGKEVSREAVQAPAGRAGRAGQGAAQAGGRAGGAAPAPAGGGAAATLVMPSTPSPELAARLPKTLLRPTATFTPGSYNESEILITNNTLSARINGAGSGGNRPLPDAAKDGFGQIALYVGGTGEARFKDLAAKDILKHKWTPEEIGTNYRAIHVDPHFYSWSTAIADFNRDGNMDVAAGAFYYLGPDFTVGGEIYPQVTFNQTTEYPLAAMVNVADDFTGDGWPDVLQMSGAAGNSVGTLFVNPKGQSRSWPKYVTLPQLGNEETIFKDITGDNQPELIHSGANSLLQFSSFDVKKWDPANPTALWTTTTLSEPGPWGANLGHGMGVADINGDGRADYLNPYGWWEQPAASGTAWIHHLTAFARWGATAAGAGGAQLCGYDINGDGLTDVVGPQEGHGFGISWFEQKRQGTTISFVEHKVMDGFLSDNAGGVMFTEPHASACADIDGDGITDLVTGKRYMAHPGYTDPDPWGEPVTYVYRTVRNKQAPGGAEFVPELVHNRSGVGSHLAVGDMNKDGMMDIITSDNFGTFVFLNTRKKPR, encoded by the coding sequence ATGCGCCTGAGGATGCTACTTGTGGCGACGGCGGTTGTGATGGGGTTTGGGGCCGTTGGGGTGCACGGAGCGGGTCCCACGTTCAGGGCCGACTACCGATTCACCGGATCGACCCTCAGCGGATTCACGCCAGTCGGAGCGGCGACATGGCGTGTCCAGAACGGCGAGATCGTGGGGACGCCGAAGGAGCCCAGCGGGGGATGGCTCCTTCTCGATGCTCGGGAATTTCAGAACCTGCAGTTGTACGCGAACGTGCAGTGCACCGCGAGCTGCAAGGCCGGACTGCTGGTACGAGCAGAAAGGACCGCCGACGGTGGCCTGAAGGGCATCCTCATGTCGCTGACTGAAGGCGACGTGGCACCGTATCTGGTGAAGATCGATGCGAATGGCAAGGAAGTGAGCCGGGAAGCCGTGCAGGCGCCCGCCGGGCGCGCCGGCCGGGCAGGACAAGGCGCCGCTCAGGCGGGTGGACGTGCTGGGGGGGCCGCACCGGCTCCGGCCGGCGGCGGAGCGGCAGCGACGCTTGTGATGCCCTCGACGCCCTCTCCCGAACTGGCGGCTCGTCTACCCAAGACGCTGCTGCGGCCGACAGCCACGTTTACGCCGGGAAGCTACAACGAATCCGAGATTCTCATCACGAACAATACGCTCTCAGCAAGAATCAACGGCGCAGGCTCAGGTGGGAACCGTCCTCTTCCCGACGCCGCCAAGGACGGTTTCGGGCAGATCGCGCTGTACGTCGGCGGAACGGGAGAAGCGCGCTTCAAGGATCTGGCCGCGAAGGACATCTTGAAGCACAAGTGGACGCCGGAGGAAATCGGCACGAACTATCGTGCCATTCACGTCGATCCGCACTTCTACTCATGGAGCACGGCCATTGCGGACTTCAACCGCGATGGCAACATGGATGTCGCCGCTGGTGCCTTCTATTACCTTGGGCCGGACTTCACCGTGGGTGGCGAAATCTATCCGCAGGTCACCTTCAACCAGACGACCGAATATCCGCTCGCCGCGATGGTGAATGTCGCTGACGACTTCACTGGTGATGGATGGCCCGACGTGCTCCAGATGAGCGGCGCGGCCGGGAACAGCGTCGGCACGCTCTTCGTGAACCCGAAAGGACAGTCCAGGTCCTGGCCGAAGTACGTCACGCTCCCGCAGCTCGGCAATGAAGAAACCATCTTCAAGGACATCACCGGCGACAATCAGCCCGAGCTGATCCACTCAGGCGCGAACTCGCTGCTCCAGTTCTCGAGCTTCGATGTGAAGAAATGGGACCCGGCCAATCCGACAGCCCTGTGGACGACGACCACGCTCTCAGAGCCCGGACCGTGGGGCGCCAACCTCGGCCACGGAATGGGCGTGGCAGATATCAATGGTGATGGCCGCGCGGACTACCTCAACCCGTACGGGTGGTGGGAGCAGCCCGCGGCGAGCGGGACGGCGTGGATCCATCACCTGACCGCGTTCGCACGCTGGGGCGCGACGGCAGCCGGAGCCGGCGGTGCGCAACTCTGCGGCTACGACATCAATGGGGACGGCCTGACTGACGTCGTTGGCCCGCAAGAGGGCCACGGCTTCGGCATTTCGTGGTTCGAACAGAAGCGCCAGGGCACGACGATCTCGTTCGTTGAACATAAAGTCATGGACGGGTTCCTGTCTGACAACGCGGGTGGCGTCATGTTCACCGAACCCCATGCGTCAGCCTGCGCAGACATCGATGGCGACGGGATCACCGACCTCGTTACGGGCAAGCGCTACATGGCGCACCCCGGCTATACGGATCCCGATCCCTGGGGTGAACCCGTGACGTACGTCTACCGTACGGTTCGTAACAAGCAGGCTCCGGGCGGCGCCGAGTTCGTGCCAGAGCTGGTCCACAACCGATCGGGCGTCGGCTCGCATCTGGCGGTTGGAGACATGAACAAGGACGGCATGATGGACATCATCACGTCCGACAACTTTGGAACCTTCGTGTTCCTCAACACTCGTAAGAAACCGCGGTAG
- a CDS encoding response regulator transcription factor — protein sequence MRVLLVEDDRELADYVRRALEEEHYSVTTYFDGSAGLRAIETTSFDILVLDVMLPTINGFELTKRARLLGLRTPILFLTGRDAPEDIVRGLDAGGDDYLTKPFSLAVLTARLRARTRPPDAGRARQFRFADLAIDFGQRTAVRAGRELKLTRTEFSILECLARSAGRVVTRDRILDTVWGAREVGNNNLEVFIRFLRSKIDPPGSRKLIQTERGIGYSLRDEA from the coding sequence ATGCGGGTGCTGCTTGTCGAAGACGATCGCGAACTGGCCGACTACGTACGGAGAGCACTGGAAGAAGAGCACTATTCGGTGACGACCTACTTCGACGGATCGGCAGGGTTGAGGGCGATCGAGACGACATCGTTCGACATCCTGGTGCTTGATGTGATGCTGCCGACCATCAACGGGTTTGAGTTGACCAAGCGCGCCAGGCTTCTGGGGCTTCGGACACCGATTCTGTTCCTGACCGGACGGGACGCACCCGAAGATATCGTGCGGGGCCTCGATGCGGGCGGCGATGACTACCTGACGAAGCCCTTCTCGCTCGCCGTGTTGACCGCGCGCCTGCGCGCGCGAACTCGGCCTCCTGACGCGGGCCGAGCCAGGCAATTCCGTTTTGCTGATCTGGCGATCGACTTCGGCCAGCGAACTGCGGTGCGCGCCGGCCGCGAGTTGAAACTCACACGGACGGAGTTCTCAATCCTCGAGTGCCTCGCGCGATCGGCGGGCCGTGTTGTGACGCGGGATCGGATTCTCGATACGGTGTGGGGCGCTCGCGAGGTTGGCAACAACAACCTTGAAGTCTTCATCCGCTTTCTGCGGAGCAAGATTGATCCGCCCGGTTCACGCAAACTGATTCAAACGGAGCGCGGCATCGGCTACAGCCTGAGAGACGAGGCATGA